Proteins from one Mycobacterium sp. HUMS_12744610 genomic window:
- a CDS encoding NifU family protein encodes MVDRPDLSHDDAQWRTAGDRIQTLLDSCAAGGAAARDRARQLVREVVGLYGAGLERILGLAGDPGLAERLATDDLVASLLLVHGLHPHDVRRRVCDALDRVRPYLGSHGGDVDLIGIDGDIVRLAFTGSCKSCPSSAVTLELAVEDAIRAAAPEVGAIEVVTAEPTRMIPAESLLAQVRSGGRTAWRPIPELAELKPGEVAGFAIDGTALLACRVDDELFAYRDRCPVCDDTLAGARLHLALLRCPRCRTEYDAVRAGAGAGGTHLEPIPVLRRDGVPSVALRGEPMEARI; translated from the coding sequence ATGGTGGATCGCCCGGACCTCTCACACGACGACGCGCAGTGGCGCACAGCGGGCGATCGGATCCAGACCCTCCTGGATTCCTGCGCGGCGGGTGGCGCCGCCGCACGCGACCGCGCCCGGCAGCTGGTCCGCGAGGTGGTCGGGCTCTACGGCGCCGGGCTGGAACGGATTCTGGGGTTGGCCGGCGACCCCGGGTTGGCCGAGCGGCTGGCCACCGACGACCTGGTGGCCAGCCTGCTCCTCGTGCACGGCCTGCACCCGCACGACGTGCGGCGCCGGGTCTGCGACGCCCTCGATCGGGTGCGCCCGTACCTGGGCTCGCACGGCGGCGACGTCGACCTGATCGGGATCGACGGCGACATCGTGCGGCTGGCCTTCACGGGCAGTTGCAAGAGCTGCCCGTCGTCGGCGGTGACGCTGGAGCTGGCCGTGGAGGACGCGATCCGGGCGGCCGCACCGGAGGTCGGCGCGATCGAGGTGGTGACGGCCGAGCCCACCAGGATGATCCCCGCCGAATCGCTGCTGGCCCAGGTGCGTTCGGGCGGGCGCACCGCCTGGCGCCCGATCCCCGAGCTCGCGGAGCTGAAGCCCGGCGAGGTCGCGGGTTTCGCGATCGACGGCACCGCGTTGCTGGCCTGCCGGGTCGACGACGAGTTGTTCGCCTACCGGGACCGCTGCCCGGTGTGCGACGACACGCTCGCGGGGGCGCGACTGCACCTGGCCCTGTTGCGATGCCCGCGCTGCCGGACCGAATACGACGCCGTGCGCGCCGGCGCCGGCGCCGGCGGCACCCACCTGGAGCCGATTCCGGTGCTGCGACGCGACGGTGTGCCGTCGGTGGCGCTGCGGGGTGAACCGATGGAGGCGAGGATATGA
- a CDS encoding nickel-dependent hydrogenase large subunit: MTTIVPEPTTSRREPGQLVEMAWDPITRIVGSLGIYTKIDFENKEVVECHSTSSIFRGYSIFMKGKDPRDAHFITSRICGICGDNHATCSCYAQNMAYGVKPPHLGEWIVNLGEAAEYMFDHNIFQENLVGVDFCEKMVAETNPSVLAQAEKTPAPHADAHGYRTIADIMRSLNPFSGEFYREALAVSRWTREMFCLMEGRHVHPSTLYPGGVGTVATIQLMTDYMTRLMRYVEFMKKVVPMHDDLFDFFYEALPGYEKVGLRRTLLGCWGSFQDPEVCNFAYRDMERWGDAMFVTPGVVVDGKLVTHSLVDINLGIRILLGSSYYDDWTDQEMFVRTDPLGNAVDRRHPWNQHTNPHPQKRDMDGGKYSWVMSPRWFDGTDHLALDTGGGPLARLWATALAGLVDIGYVKATGDSVKINLPKTALKGPVEFEWKVPKYGSNTIERDRARTYFQAYAAACALHFAEKALGEIRAGRTKTWERFEVPDEAIGCGFTEAVRGVLSHHLVIRDGKIANYHPYPPTPWNANPRDSFGTPGPYEDAVQGQPIFEENGRENFKGIDVMRTVRSFDPCLPCGVHMYLGKGKTLDRLHTPTQSPAGCDDRKLGEAARSGSSPSME; encoded by the coding sequence ATGACAACTATCGTCCCCGAACCGACCACCAGCCGGCGCGAGCCCGGGCAACTCGTCGAGATGGCCTGGGACCCGATCACCCGGATCGTCGGCAGCCTCGGCATCTACACGAAGATCGACTTCGAGAACAAAGAGGTCGTCGAGTGCCACAGCACGTCGTCGATCTTCCGCGGCTACTCGATCTTCATGAAGGGCAAGGACCCGCGCGACGCCCACTTCATCACCAGCCGCATCTGCGGCATCTGCGGCGACAACCACGCGACGTGTTCGTGCTACGCGCAGAACATGGCCTACGGCGTCAAGCCGCCGCATCTGGGCGAGTGGATCGTCAACCTCGGCGAGGCCGCGGAATACATGTTCGACCACAACATCTTCCAGGAGAATCTGGTCGGCGTGGACTTCTGCGAGAAGATGGTCGCCGAGACCAACCCGAGCGTGCTCGCCCAGGCCGAGAAGACGCCGGCGCCGCACGCCGACGCGCACGGGTACCGCACCATCGCCGACATCATGCGCTCGCTCAACCCGTTCAGCGGCGAGTTCTACCGGGAGGCGCTGGCCGTCAGCCGCTGGACGCGAGAGATGTTCTGCCTCATGGAGGGCCGCCACGTGCACCCCTCCACGCTGTACCCGGGCGGGGTCGGCACGGTGGCGACCATCCAGCTGATGACCGACTACATGACGCGGCTGATGCGCTACGTCGAGTTCATGAAGAAGGTCGTGCCGATGCACGACGACCTGTTCGACTTCTTCTACGAAGCGCTGCCCGGTTACGAGAAGGTCGGGCTGCGCCGCACGCTGCTGGGCTGCTGGGGATCGTTCCAGGACCCCGAGGTGTGCAACTTCGCATACCGGGACATGGAGCGCTGGGGTGACGCCATGTTCGTCACCCCGGGCGTGGTGGTCGACGGCAAGCTGGTCACCCACTCCCTGGTGGACATCAACCTGGGCATCCGGATTCTCTTGGGCAGTTCGTATTACGACGACTGGACCGACCAGGAGATGTTCGTCCGCACCGATCCGCTGGGCAACGCCGTCGACCGGCGCCATCCGTGGAACCAGCACACCAACCCGCACCCGCAGAAGCGCGACATGGACGGCGGCAAGTACAGCTGGGTGATGTCGCCGCGCTGGTTCGACGGCACGGACCACCTGGCGCTGGACACCGGCGGCGGGCCGCTGGCCCGGCTGTGGGCGACCGCGCTGGCCGGGCTGGTCGACATCGGCTACGTCAAGGCGACCGGCGACAGCGTCAAGATCAACCTGCCCAAGACCGCGCTGAAGGGCCCGGTCGAGTTCGAGTGGAAGGTTCCCAAGTACGGCAGCAACACGATCGAACGCGACCGCGCCCGCACCTACTTCCAGGCCTACGCGGCGGCGTGCGCGCTGCACTTCGCCGAGAAGGCGCTGGGCGAGATCCGCGCCGGGCGCACCAAGACGTGGGAGCGCTTCGAGGTGCCCGACGAGGCGATCGGCTGCGGGTTCACCGAGGCGGTGCGCGGGGTGCTCAGCCACCACCTGGTGATTCGCGACGGCAAGATCGCCAACTACCACCCGTATCCGCCGACGCCGTGGAACGCCAACCCGCGCGACAGCTTCGGCACGCCCGGCCCCTACGAGGACGCCGTGCAGGGCCAGCCGATCTTCGAGGAGAACGGCCGGGAGAACTTCAAGGGCATCGACGTCATGCGCACGGTGCGCAGCTTCGACCCGTGCCTGCCTTGCGGCGTGCACATGTACCTGGGGAAGGGCAAGACGCTGGACAGACTGCACACGCCAACCCAGTCGCCCGCCGGCTGTGATGATCGCAAGCTCGGCGAAGCCGCGCGCAGCGGGTCATCACCATCGATGGAGTGA
- a CDS encoding D-sedoheptulose-7-phosphate isomerase yields the protein MTDEPTNFLYPFIDGAADDPASLLTDLAASAQAKAAESLALRRSTLDANAELLDRAAAELARRFAAGGRMFTFGNGGSCTDSTTLARLFARPPIGRPLAAWSLTADPAILTALGNDVGFELVFARQLIARARAGDIAIAMSTSGNSPNLLAALAEARRRGLYTVGFAGYDGGAFVDNADVDCCFVVRSQSVHRIQEAQALLAYSLWSATHGRLGDPDVGAA from the coding sequence ATGACTGACGAGCCGACGAACTTCCTGTACCCGTTCATCGACGGCGCCGCGGACGACCCGGCCTCCCTGCTCACCGACCTGGCCGCCTCCGCGCAGGCCAAGGCCGCCGAGAGCCTGGCGTTGCGGCGCTCCACGCTGGACGCCAACGCGGAGCTGCTGGACCGCGCCGCCGCCGAGCTGGCCCGCCGATTCGCGGCGGGCGGGCGGATGTTCACCTTCGGCAACGGCGGCAGCTGCACCGACTCCACGACGCTGGCGCGGTTGTTCGCCCGGCCACCGATCGGACGGCCCCTTGCGGCCTGGTCGCTGACCGCCGACCCGGCGATCCTGACCGCGCTGGGCAACGACGTCGGGTTCGAGCTGGTGTTCGCCCGCCAGCTGATCGCCCGCGCCAGGGCCGGCGACATCGCGATCGCGATGTCGACCAGCGGCAATTCGCCGAACCTGCTCGCCGCGCTGGCCGAGGCCCGGCGGCGCGGTCTCTACACCGTCGGTTTCGCCGGCTACGACGGCGGGGCCTTCGTGGACAATGCGGATGTGGATTGCTGCTTCGTCGTGCGCTCGCAGAGCGTGCACCGCATCCAGGAGGCCCAGGCGCTGCTCGCCTATTCGCTGTGGTCGGCCACCCACGGGCGGCTCGGCGACCCGGATGTGGGGGCGGCATGA
- a CDS encoding DUF6084 family protein, whose product MTGQPIDLAFAVNDVAPEPYGVTPVLTAHVGVTDVGGHTGAVHAIALRCQVRIEPLRRSYSDDEAAGLLDLFGGRERWADTQRTFLWQHCAAMVPGFAGHTTVTLPLECTYDFEVTAAKYAHALQDGAVPLQFLFSGTIFVNSDRGFSVQQVPWDCECRYDMPVAVWRALIAQHYPDTGWVRLRHETVAALARYKATRGLLDLDGAVASLLGAAQEAAR is encoded by the coding sequence ATGACCGGGCAGCCGATCGACCTGGCGTTCGCCGTTAACGACGTGGCGCCCGAGCCGTACGGCGTCACACCGGTTCTCACCGCGCACGTGGGCGTCACCGACGTCGGCGGTCACACCGGCGCGGTGCACGCCATCGCGCTGCGGTGCCAGGTGCGCATCGAACCGCTGCGGCGTTCCTACTCCGACGACGAGGCCGCCGGCCTGCTCGACCTGTTCGGCGGCCGCGAGCGCTGGGCCGACACGCAGCGCACGTTCCTGTGGCAGCATTGCGCGGCGATGGTGCCGGGATTCGCCGGGCACACGACGGTGACGCTCCCGCTGGAGTGCACCTACGACTTCGAGGTGACGGCCGCCAAATACGCGCACGCCCTGCAGGACGGGGCGGTACCCCTGCAGTTCCTCTTCAGCGGAACGATCTTCGTCAACTCCGACCGCGGGTTCTCGGTTCAGCAGGTGCCGTGGGACTGCGAGTGCCGCTACGACATGCCGGTCGCGGTGTGGCGCGCGCTGATCGCCCAGCACTACCCCGACACCGGCTGGGTGCGGCTACGCCACGAAACCGTCGCCGCACTGGCCCGCTACAAGGCGACACGGGGCCTGCTCGACCTCGACGGGGCGGTCGCCTCGCTGCTGGGCGCCGCGCAGGAGGCCGCACGGTGA
- a CDS encoding HypC/HybG/HupF family hydrogenase formation chaperone translates to MCLGIPGRVIGMLDGYAGQLALVDVVGEQRRVNVGMLPEETFSPGDWVIIHMGFVVEKTDRAGADEAMAGLELMGRGDPEGD, encoded by the coding sequence ATGTGTCTGGGGATACCGGGCCGGGTGATCGGGATGCTGGACGGTTACGCGGGACAGCTCGCGCTGGTCGACGTCGTCGGCGAGCAGCGGCGCGTCAACGTCGGCATGCTGCCCGAGGAGACGTTCTCCCCCGGCGACTGGGTCATCATCCACATGGGCTTCGTCGTCGAGAAGACCGACCGCGCCGGGGCCGACGAGGCGATGGCCGGCCTGGAGCTGATGGGGCGCGGCGATCCGGAGGGCGACTGA
- a CDS encoding HypC/HybG/HupF family hydrogenase formation chaperone, whose product MTPNPATAIDRGLGAELARDLAAAAFSLARRFAAGATLWSIAPSWEPHALHIAVEFVHPVIMGKRALPAVALTGPDIVDLTRVSVRPGDIVVAVSGADDARVRSVLRRAPAWGATTLWIGSGERPAAGAADHVLWVDDPDPRVPATGGFVLFYHLLWELTHVCFEHAGLLEPGRTDAVCVTCGDEGRLGEVVAASVAGQAPVRTARGVETVATALVDPVTTGDLVVLHAGTAISRLDEEGDD is encoded by the coding sequence GTGACCCCCAACCCCGCCACGGCCATCGATCGCGGGCTCGGCGCGGAGCTGGCCCGGGACCTGGCCGCCGCCGCGTTCAGCCTGGCCAGGCGGTTCGCCGCCGGCGCCACCCTGTGGTCGATCGCGCCGTCGTGGGAACCGCACGCGCTGCACATCGCGGTCGAGTTCGTGCACCCGGTGATCATGGGCAAACGGGCGCTGCCCGCGGTGGCGCTGACCGGGCCGGACATCGTCGACCTCACGCGCGTCTCCGTGCGGCCCGGCGACATCGTGGTCGCGGTGTCCGGCGCCGACGACGCGCGGGTGCGTTCGGTGCTGCGCCGCGCCCCGGCGTGGGGCGCCACCACGCTCTGGATCGGCAGCGGCGAACGGCCCGCGGCCGGTGCGGCCGACCACGTGCTCTGGGTCGACGACCCCGACCCGCGCGTGCCCGCGACGGGCGGGTTCGTGCTGTTCTACCACTTGCTGTGGGAGTTGACGCACGTGTGTTTCGAGCACGCGGGCCTGCTCGAACCCGGGCGCACCGACGCGGTCTGCGTGACGTGCGGTGACGAGGGCCGCCTCGGTGAGGTGGTGGCGGCGTCCGTGGCCGGGCAGGCGCCGGTGCGCACCGCGCGGGGCGTGGAGACGGTGGCGACGGCGCTCGTCGATCCGGTGACCACCGGGGATCTGGTGGTGCTGCACGCCGGTACGGCGATCAGCCGCCTCGACGAGGAGGGCGATGACTGA
- the hypF gene encoding carbamoyltransferase HypF — translation MTGPSLMLRSGQVRQRVTVTGVVQGVGFRPFVHRLATELGLSGFVGNDSGAVFLEVQGPPARVREFGRRLRAEAPPLARIGTVRVVDIDVDGAVGVRRAFQIAASEVVAGGTTPIPPDVAVCDDCVAELFDPGDRRHRHPFITCTNCGPRFTIIRTLPYDRPATTMSAFPMCGRCAGEYADPADRRFHAQPIACPDCGPSLWFSAQGGRVDGADAALAAAQRALAGGAVVAVKGIGGYHLACRADDQGAVTALRARKARGAKPFALLVRDLDVARRYAPIGDLEAAVLSGPARPIVLLPRRPGAPVADAVAPASPLLGLMLPYSPIHHLLLAPVPGAGGRVPDTLVLTSANRSDEPICFTDDDAAQRLPALCDALLDHNRPIHVPCDDSVVRIVDGAELPVRRSRGYAPLPVDLGCEGPAVLAVGGELKNTCCLTDGTRAYLSGHIGDMGTWETLRAFGRAVEQLGEIRRAPARLAADLHPGYHTRAWAERHAGERPLDLVQHHHAHVVSLLAEHGRIGEPIIGVAFDGTGYGCDHTIWGGEILRLGRDTHRFVRAAHLLPVPLPGGDAAVRNPWRMALAQLWAADLDWAPDLAPVAAASAQELALLRSQLESGMGCVPCSSMGRLFDAVASLLGVRHRIDYEGQAAIELEALAESAGPDTEALGPSLRPAVRADGVIDPAPLVQTLVSALHAGTRPALLAASFHRAVADAVATAVARVAGQTRLVGLTGGVFQNVLLSRACRDRLQHNGFEVLTHHTVPPNDGGLALGQAAVATLIALEEAGP, via the coding sequence ATGACCGGACCCTCCCTGATGCTGCGATCCGGTCAGGTTCGGCAGCGCGTCACCGTGACCGGCGTCGTCCAGGGAGTCGGCTTCCGTCCGTTCGTCCATCGCCTCGCCACCGAGCTGGGACTGAGCGGATTCGTCGGCAACGACTCGGGCGCGGTCTTTCTCGAGGTGCAGGGGCCTCCCGCGCGGGTGCGGGAGTTCGGGCGCCGGCTGCGCGCCGAGGCGCCGCCGCTGGCGCGGATCGGCACCGTTCGCGTCGTCGACATCGACGTCGACGGGGCCGTCGGAGTCCGGCGCGCGTTCCAGATTGCCGCCAGCGAGGTGGTCGCCGGCGGCACGACGCCGATTCCGCCCGACGTCGCGGTGTGCGACGACTGCGTCGCCGAGCTGTTCGACCCCGGCGACCGGCGCCACCGCCACCCGTTCATCACGTGCACCAACTGCGGTCCACGCTTCACCATCATCCGCACACTGCCCTACGACCGCCCGGCGACCACCATGTCGGCGTTCCCGATGTGCGGGCGGTGTGCCGGCGAATACGCCGATCCCGCCGATCGCCGGTTTCACGCACAGCCCATCGCGTGCCCGGACTGCGGCCCGTCGCTGTGGTTTTCCGCGCAAGGCGGCCGCGTGGACGGCGCGGACGCCGCGCTGGCCGCCGCGCAACGCGCGCTGGCCGGCGGTGCGGTGGTGGCCGTCAAGGGCATCGGCGGTTACCACCTGGCCTGCCGCGCCGACGATCAGGGGGCGGTGACGGCGCTGCGTGCCCGGAAAGCCCGCGGCGCCAAGCCTTTCGCGCTGCTGGTGCGTGACCTCGACGTCGCGCGCCGCTACGCCCCGATCGGCGACCTCGAGGCGGCGGTGCTGTCGGGCCCGGCCCGGCCGATCGTGTTGCTCCCGCGCCGGCCCGGCGCGCCGGTCGCCGACGCGGTCGCACCCGCCAGCCCGCTGCTGGGGTTGATGCTCCCCTACTCCCCCATCCACCACCTGCTGCTGGCGCCCGTCCCCGGGGCCGGCGGGCGCGTGCCCGACACGCTGGTGCTGACCAGCGCCAACCGCTCCGACGAGCCGATCTGCTTCACCGACGACGATGCCGCGCAGCGGCTTCCGGCCCTGTGCGACGCGCTGCTCGACCACAACCGGCCCATCCACGTGCCGTGCGACGACTCGGTGGTGCGCATCGTCGACGGAGCGGAGCTGCCCGTGCGGCGCTCCCGCGGTTACGCGCCGCTGCCGGTGGATCTCGGGTGCGAGGGCCCCGCGGTGCTGGCCGTCGGAGGGGAACTGAAGAACACCTGCTGCCTCACCGACGGTACGCGCGCCTACCTGTCCGGGCACATCGGCGACATGGGCACCTGGGAGACGTTGCGCGCGTTCGGCCGCGCGGTCGAACAGCTCGGCGAGATACGCCGCGCCCCGGCCCGTCTGGCCGCCGACCTGCATCCGGGCTACCACACCCGCGCCTGGGCGGAACGCCACGCGGGCGAGCGACCGCTGGACCTGGTCCAGCACCATCACGCCCACGTGGTGTCACTGCTGGCCGAGCACGGGCGTATCGGCGAACCGATCATCGGGGTGGCGTTCGACGGCACCGGGTACGGCTGCGACCACACCATCTGGGGCGGCGAGATCCTGCGGCTCGGCCGCGACACCCACCGCTTCGTGCGGGCCGCCCACCTGCTGCCGGTGCCGCTGCCCGGCGGCGACGCCGCGGTGCGCAACCCGTGGCGGATGGCGCTGGCCCAGTTGTGGGCGGCCGACCTCGACTGGGCCCCGGACCTGGCGCCGGTCGCGGCGGCGAGTGCGCAGGAATTGGCTTTGCTCCGTTCGCAATTGGAGAGTGGGATGGGATGCGTGCCGTGCTCGAGCATGGGCCGGCTCTTCGACGCGGTCGCCTCCCTGCTGGGCGTGCGGCACCGGATCGACTACGAGGGCCAGGCCGCGATCGAACTCGAGGCGCTGGCCGAGTCCGCCGGCCCTGATACCGAAGCGCTCGGGCCGTCGCTGCGGCCGGCGGTGCGGGCCGACGGGGTGATCGATCCCGCCCCCCTGGTGCAGACGCTGGTGTCGGCGCTGCACGCCGGCACCCGGCCCGCGCTGCTCGCCGCGTCGTTCCACCGGGCGGTCGCCGACGCGGTCGCCACCGCGGTCGCCCGGGTGGCCGGGCAGACCCGGCTCGTCGGCCTCACCGGCGGCGTGTTCCAGAACGTGCTGTTGTCGCGCGCCTGCCGTGACCGGCTGCAACACAACGGGTTCGAGGTGCTGACCCACCACACCGTTCCGCCCAACGACGGCGGGCTGGCGCTCGGGCAGGCCGCGGTCGCCACGCTGATCGCGCTCGAGGAGGCCGGGCCGTGA
- a CDS encoding DUF5947 family protein, translating to MTSPYDVLARITANRPLPEPDGERCEMCAEPIGDEHQHVVSVAARQLMCVCRTCYLLFTDTAAELRYRAVPDRYLAFPGFALDRRAWEALQIPVGVAFFFTNSALGRTVAFYPGPAGACESELDLDAWTALAGADPRARLPADDVEALLVRVADGPEAAEPQTFLVPIDACYEFVGRLRMLWRGFDGGQQARAFIDDFFARLAARAVARPR from the coding sequence ATGACCAGCCCCTACGACGTGCTGGCCCGCATCACCGCGAACCGGCCGCTCCCCGAACCCGACGGCGAGCGGTGCGAGATGTGCGCCGAGCCGATCGGCGACGAACACCAGCACGTCGTGAGCGTGGCCGCCCGGCAACTGATGTGCGTCTGCCGCACGTGCTACCTGCTGTTCACCGACACGGCGGCCGAGCTGCGCTACCGGGCGGTGCCCGACCGGTATCTCGCCTTCCCCGGTTTCGCGCTGGACCGCCGGGCCTGGGAGGCGCTGCAGATCCCGGTCGGCGTGGCGTTCTTCTTCACCAACTCCGCACTCGGGCGCACCGTCGCCTTCTACCCCGGCCCGGCCGGCGCGTGCGAGTCCGAACTCGACCTGGACGCCTGGACCGCGCTCGCGGGCGCGGACCCGCGGGCGAGGCTGCCGGCCGACGACGTGGAGGCGTTGCTGGTCCGGGTGGCGGACGGGCCCGAAGCCGCGGAGCCGCAGACCTTTCTGGTACCGATCGACGCCTGCTACGAATTCGTCGGGCGCCTGCGCATGCTGTGGCGGGGTTTCGACGGCGGACAGCAAGCCCGTGCGTTCATCGACGACTTCTTCGCCCGGCTCGCCGCCCGTGCCGTGGCGAGGCCGCGATGA
- a CDS encoding hydrogenase maturation protease, with translation MTARILVAGIGNIFLGDDGFGSEVVRNAELPQDNPAVRVVDYGIRGMHLAYDLLDGWDTLVLVDAIPSRGNPGTLHVFQADHEAPDETVGVDAHGMEPAAVFASLRALGGSPPYTVVVGCEAGSVDEGIGLTEPVAEAVPRAARAVEDIVAALQSPAPSVSVAVSAPKEC, from the coding sequence ATGACAGCGCGCATCCTGGTGGCCGGCATCGGCAACATCTTCCTGGGCGATGACGGATTCGGCTCGGAAGTGGTCCGCAACGCCGAGCTCCCGCAAGACAATCCGGCCGTCCGCGTCGTCGACTACGGCATCCGGGGAATGCATCTGGCCTACGACCTGCTCGACGGCTGGGACACGCTGGTCCTCGTCGATGCGATACCGAGCCGCGGCAACCCGGGCACCCTGCACGTGTTCCAGGCCGACCACGAGGCGCCGGACGAAACGGTCGGCGTGGACGCGCACGGCATGGAGCCGGCAGCGGTGTTCGCCAGCCTGCGGGCGCTGGGCGGCAGCCCGCCCTACACGGTCGTCGTGGGCTGCGAGGCGGGTAGCGTCGATGAGGGAATCGGCCTGACCGAACCCGTCGCCGAGGCGGTTCCGCGGGCGGCGCGGGCGGTCGAGGACATCGTCGCGGCGCTGCAGAGTCCGGCCCCTTCGGTTTCTGTGGCCGTCTCGGCGCCGAAGGAGTGTTGA
- a CDS encoding DUF6893 family small protein, whose product MEVLGWIFLAIIAVVVAVAVAMGVVSLPDARRYLKLRRM is encoded by the coding sequence ATGGAAGTTCTAGGGTGGATCTTTTTGGCCATCATCGCGGTGGTGGTCGCGGTCGCGGTGGCGATGGGGGTGGTGTCCCTGCCGGATGCCCGCCGCTACCTCAAGCTGCGGCGGATGTAG